The following DNA comes from Cyanobacteriota bacterium.
TGGCGGGGATTGATGCTGATGAGTTGTTCGACACCCGTGACCTGATTCAACAGGTGCAGGACATGATCACCAACAAGGGGGAAGGAAATCCAGAGTTCACCAACCTGCCCCGCAAATTTAACATTGCGATCGCTGGCTGTCGCGATAACTCTGTCCATGCAGAAATCAATGATGTCGCCTTCATCCCAGCCTTTAATCAGGTGTTGGGTGCTAAGGCTGAAATGCCAGGGGAAAATCCTAACACCGAGCACCAAGAACCTCGTACCTGCTTTGGCTTCAATGTTCTCGTTGGCGGCTTCTTTTCAGCAAAACGCTGCGAGGCGGCAATTCCCTTCAATGCTTGGGTACTCCCAGAGCAAGTTGTGGATCTCTGCCGGGCCATCCTTGTGGTTTATCGAGACCACGGACTGCGGGCAAATCGGCAAAAGTCTCGGCTGATGTGGCTGATTGACGAGTGGGGTTTAGATAGATTTCGCACAGAGGTGGAAAAACAACTGGGCTATACCCTGTTGCCTGCTGCCCCTAAGGATGAAATTGAATGGGACAAGCGGGATCATATTGGGGTCTATCCCCAGAAACAAGCAGGATTCTACTACGTGGGATTGCATGTCCCTGTAGGTCGCCTGTTTGCAGATGACATGTTCAACCTAGCGCGATTGGCAGAAGTCTATGGTAATGGCGAGCTACGCCTCACTGTGGAGCAAAATGTTATCCTGCCTTACATTCCAGAGACTCATCTAGAGGAATTGTTAAAGGAACCTCTGGTGACCAAGTTTTCGATCAATCCCTCTCCCCTGGAACGCTCACTGGTGTCTTGCACAGGTGCTCAGTTCTGTAACTTTGCCCTGATTGAAACCAAAAACCGAGCATTGGCCCTAGTGCGCGAACTCGATGCAGAGCTAGTGGTGCCCAAACCTGTACGTATTCACTGGACGGGTTGTCCTAACTCGTGCGGCCAACCTCAAGTGGCTGACATTGGGTTGATGGGTACCAAAGTTCGCAAGGATGGCAAAACCTTGGAGGGGGTTGATTTATACACTGGCGGCAAAGTTGGCAAAGATGCCCGACTTGGCTCCTGTGTGCGTAAGGGCATTCCCTGTGAAGATCTCAAACCGATTCTACGGGAAATGCTGATACAAGAGTTCGGCGCACAGCCTCGTGATGGCGTGAATCTTCCATCAGCGGGGGTGACGATCGCAACCTCTTAAATCCCATGCTATTGATCAACCCTGGTCAATAACTGACTTGTGCTTCTGTCCATTGTTTATTAATTCCTATTACTTACGAATGTCCTATGTCTAATCTATCTCGGCGTAAATTCATGATCACAGCAGGAGCGACCGCGATCGGTGTGGCTACCCTGCACGGCTGTACCTCTGGTTCCAATGGAACAGGTGGCTCCCCTGCGGCTTCCCCCGCTTCTCCTGCGGCTTCTCCCGTAGCTTCTGTGGAAACCCCCGAAGTCACTGGTGCCAAATTGGGCTTCATTGCTCTCACTGACTCTGCACCCCTGATCATTGCTAAAGAGAAAGGACTGTTTGCCAAGTATGGAATGCCCGATGTTGAAGTCGTCAAGCAAGCCTCGTGGGCAGCTACCCGTGACAACCTGGAACTTGGCTCAGCCGGGAATGGCATTGATGGGGCACACATCCTTACCCCCATGCCCTACCTCATGACCCTGGGCAAAATCACTAAGCAACCAGTACCTATGATGATCCTGGCACGGTTAAATACTAACGGTCAGGGAATTTCAATCTCCAAAGACTATGCCGACCTCAAGGTAAGCACCGATAGTAAAGTCCTGAAAGATGCCTTCGCTAAGGCAAAAGCCGGTGGCAAGGAACTGAAAATTGCAGTCACCTTCCCTGGCGGTACCCACGACATGTGGATGCGTTACTGGCTGTCAGCAGGCGGCATTGACCCTAACAAGGATGTTTCGATAATTGTCGTGCCACCGCCCCAGATGGTAGCCAACATGAAGGTAGGCACGATGGAAGCCTTTTGCGTAGGGGAACCTTGGAATGCTCAACTGGTAACCCAAGGATTAGGCTACACCGCTATTACAACAGGAGAACTCTGGAAAGACCATCCAGAAAAGGCGCTGACCATGCGGGCAGACTGGGTAGAAAAGAACCCCAAGGCTGCCAAGGCTTTGACCATGGCAGTACAAGAGGCGCAGATCTGGTGCGAGAAAGCAGAGAACAAAAAGGAGATGTGTGAGATCATCGGCAAGCGGGAGTGGCTGAAGGTGCCTGTGAGTGACATTTTGGGTCGTGTGGAAGGCAATATCGACTATGGCACTGGTAGAACCGTAAGCAATAGCCCTGTAAGGATGAAGTTCTGGGCAGACTATGCGTCCTATCCTTTCCAAAGCCATGACTTATGGTTCCTAACAGAGCACATTCGCTGGGGTTACATCCCTGCTGACACCGATACCAAGAAACTGGTAGCGCAGGTCAACCGAGAAGACATCTGGCGGGAAGCAGCGAAGGCTCTAGGTGTTCCCGAAGCTGAGATTCCCAAAGACAAGTCTCGTGGGGTGGAAACCTTCTTTGATGGGGTGAAATTTGACCCAGAGAAGCCCGACGAATACCTAAAGGGACTTGCTATTAAGAAGGCCTAGGCTGCCCGTTGTCCCTCGTAGGTTAGGTTATGGCAGTGGCAGAAACCCAACACCCACCCTCGAAGGCAATGTAACCTATTGGCTTTCGTCCCTCAACCTAACCTACGAATTCTCTAACCCCTATCACCTAACCCCTGACCCCTAACCCCTATCACCTAACGCCTATGGTTGCTACTACTCGACCTGCTCCATTGCCTGGATTCATTCTGAAACCGATCGTCGCGATTCGGCAAAACTTTCGTCGGATTGTTACCTCGACAATTGCGCTGATTGTGATGTTGGGTATTTGGCAAGTTCTTTGTGCTGGCGAGAAACCACTGCTGCCGCCACCCACTACAGTTCTTAAGGACACCTGGGAACTGATTGCCAACCCTTTCTTTGATAATGGTGGTACTGATAAAGGTCTGTTCTGGCACCTGCTAGCAAGCTTAACTAGGGTGGCGATCGGCTTCTCGCTGGCTGCCATCATTGGCGTTGCTGTGGGACTGGTAATTGGCACCAATCGCATAGTTTACGATGCCCTTGATCCCATCTTCCAGGTATTACGAACTGTGCCACCCCTGGCATGGTTGCCAATTTCCCTAGCGATCTTTCGAGATAACCAGCCCTCAGCCATCTTTGTGATTTTCATTACAGCGGTGTGGCCGATTGTCATCAACACTGCTGTAGGTGCCCAGCAAGTCCCCCAGGACTATCGCAATGTCTCCCGTGTACTGCAACTGTCTCGGTTTGAGTATTTCACTAACGTGCTATTCCCTGCCACTGTGCCCTATGTGTTTACCGGCTTGCGGATTGCCTTGGGACTTTCGTGGCTGGCGATCGTCGCTGCTGAGATGTTGATTGGTGGTGTGGGCATCGGCTTCTTCATCTGGGATGCCTGGAACAGTTCCCTCATGAGTGAGATTATCTTGGCGCTCATCTATGTTGGGATTGTTGGGTTCCTGCTCGATCGTCTGATGGCAACCATCAGTAGTCTATTTCTTCCTGAAGAGCAGCAGTAGGAGGTGCTGGATGAGTGCATTTGTAGAAATTGATCACGTTGATAAGGTTTTTCCCCTGGATGGTGGCGGGCGTTATGTGGCGATTCGTAACGTCAGCCTAGACATTCAGCAGGGGGAGTTTGTGTCCTTGATTGGGCACTCTGGCTGTGGCAAATCTACGCTGCTGAATATGGTGGCAGGGCTAGAGCGTCCGACAGCAGGGGGGGTGATTTTGGAAGGACGGGAAGTACGGAAACCAGGCCCCGATCGCATGGTGGTGTTCCAGAACTACTCGCTGTTGCCTTGGAAGACCGTGCGCCAGAACATCGCCTTAGCAGTAGATGCTACTATGAAGCACCTGTCTAAGGGGGAACGTCGTGCCATTGTGGAGCATCACATTGACTTGGTGAATTTGCGCCCAGCAGCCGATAAGTTCCCTGCCCAGCTTTCCGGTGGCATGAAACAGCGGGTAGCGATCGCCCGTGCCTTGGCGTTGCGTCCCAAAGTTTTGTTGCTAGATGAACCCTTTGGCGCGCTGGATGCCCTCACTCGTGGCAACTTGCAGGAACAGTTGATGCAGATTAGCCAAGCGCATCAGATGACTTGCATTATGGTCACCCACGATGTGGATGAGGCGCTGTTGCTTAGCGATCGCATCGTTATGCTCACCAATGGCCCTGAAGCGCATATCGGGCAGATTTTGAATGTCCCAATTCCCCGCCCCCGCAACCGCATGGAAGTGATTAACCATCCCAGCTATTATGCCCTGCGGAACGAGATGGTCTACTTCCTCAACCAGCAAAAGCGGGCGAAGAAACACAAAAAGGTCAGGGCAGCGGCGATCGCCCGTCATGGATTGGAGAAAATCAACCTGGACATTGGTTTTGTGCCCCTCACCGACTGTGCCCCCCTAGTAGTTGCCAAGGAGAAGGGGTTCTTCGCCAAGTACGGTCTGGAAGAGGTGAAGCTAGTCCGAGAACCAAGCTGGAAAGCCGTTGCCGATGACTTGATGACTCAGCAGATTGATGCTGCTAGTGTGGTTGCTGGGATGCCCTTGGGCTTGACTCTAGGCATGGGGGGACTACCTCCGGTGCCTATCTGCACTGCCCTCACTCTGTCGCGCAATGGCAACGCCATCACCTTGAGTAAAGCTCTGTGGCAGCATGGGGTACGCGATTTAGCAGGCTTTAAGCGGGCGATCGCCAACAAACCCGACCAAGTTCATACCCTCGGTGTTGTCTATCCCGCTTCCATGCAAAACCTGATACTGCGCTACTGGCTGGCGAATGGCGGCATTGATCCGGATCTGGACGTGAGCTTGATGGTGATTCCGCCACCCCAGATGGTCTCTAACCTAAAGGCCGGGAACATTGATGGTTACTGTGTGGGGGAACCCTGGAACTCCCGGGCTGTGAAGGAAAAGTTAGGCTTTGTAATCGCCACCGACGTGGATATTTGGAATGGTCATGCTGAGAAAGTCCTCGCTGTACGTGAAGACTGGGCACAGCAATATCCCCAAACCCACTTGGCTCTGGTGAAGGCGCTGATTGAAGCCTGCAACTACTGCGACGATCGCCGTCATCGGCCTGAAATTGTAGAAATGCTCAGCCAGCCCGACTACATCGGCATTGACCCAGCCTACATTCGTCCAGGACTGCTGGAACCCTACGATCAGGGCACGGGTGACGAACCTGTCCAACTCCTAGATTTCCACCAATTCTACGTGGAGCGCAGCAACAGCCCTGATCGGGCAGAGATGCTATGGGTCATGACCCAACTCGCTCGCTGGAACATTACCCCCTTCCCCAAAAATTGGATTGAAGTCCTAGATCGGGTTGTGTGTCTAGATGTGTTTAACCAAGCTGTGCGAGAGGTAGGGGCATCCCTCGATTTTCCGGTCAAGCTGGATCTAGAGCGCGATCGTCGTCCCATTCAACTGCTCGATGGCCCTGTCTTCAACCCCGATCATCCCCTTGACTACCTCAACGCTTTCGACATCAAGCGAGACTACAAAGTCAAGGAAGTCCTAGTTGACGTGCCCGTATTGAATCCGTAATCCCTAGTGACCAATAACTATTCACAACTACTAGTAATCTCCTAATTCCTGTTCAAACTAATGCAAACCCTCGAAACGCCCTTGAAACTGACAACATCCCCCCAGCGGGAACCCCTGCTATTTCTCGAAAACATTTCCAAGGTTTATCCCACCGCTAGTGGTGGTTACACCGTCTTGGAAGGAATTAATCTAACAGTTTATACTGGTGAATTTGTCTGTATTATTGGACACTCTGGTTGTGGCAAATCCACGCTGCTTAATATGGTATCGGGCTTCAGTAAGCCAACCACAGGTCAGGTGCGGCTGCGGAGCAACCCGATTACGCGCCCTGGGCCGGATCGGATGATGGTATTTCAGAATTACTGCCTATTGCCCTGGAAGACTGCCTTTGACAACGTGTACCTAGCAGTGAATGCAGTGTATCCCAACAAGTCTAAGGCAGAAAAGCGGGAGATTGTCCGGGAACACTTGGCCCTAGTGGGCTTGACAGAGGCTGCCCAGAAGCGTCCATCCCAACTGTCTGGCGGCATGAAACAGCGGGTGGCGATCGCTCGCGCCTTGGCAACCCGTCCCGAAGTGTTGATTCTAGACGAACCCTTCGGTGCCCTGGATGCTATCACCCGTGAAGAGTTACAGGACGAACTGCTGAAAATTTGGCAAGACCACAAAACCACGGTACTGATGATCACCCATGACATCGACGAGGCACTGTATTTGGCCGATCGCCTAGTGATGATGACGAATGGCCCTGCCGCCAAAATTGGCGAGATTCTGGAACTGCCCTTCCCCCGTCCCCGCGATCGTGCCCGCTTGCTGGAAGATCCTCGCTATTACGAACTGCGAAACTATGCCCTCGACTTTCTCTACCACCGCTTCGCCCACGATGTGGATTAACTGTGGATTAATTGCCCCTATCTCCCAACGTTTGCTCCCCCAAATCCCCCTAAAAGGGGGACTCCCAAAGTAGTTGTTCGCACTGGTTTTGAGTGGCTGCACAATCAGATTCGTCTTAGTGCTGCCCTACCGGTTATGCAAGATGACAACATCCTTACACTCCATAGCGTTCCATGTTTCCCCCAAAAACCGCTCTATCCAATCGTCAACACATCCTCTGTTACTACCTCAATACCAGTAGCCAGATACAGATTGCCCGTGTGACCAACATTGCCAATTGGTACTTCGATCGCGTGATTTTTCCTAGGCAGCGGTTGATGTTTCATGCACCACCAGAGGCGATCCTAGAAATTCATACCACCCACGAGACCCGTCATATCCCTTGTCAGTGCTTGCGGGTCAGCGATTTTCTTCCCAATGTCAACGATGACTGATTCCACGGCTAATTCTACAAAAACTCTCTGTCCCTACTGTGGCGTAGGCTGCGGTTTAGAAGTTACCCACTCTAAGCCCCAAGTATTGGCTGCGAAGCCCGAAGTACCAGATGAACCCCCTCATCCCTCACCCCTCACCCCTAACACCTTCAAACTTCGCGGCGATCGCAGCCATCCCTCTAGTCAGGGCATGGTCTGTGTCAAGGGTGCTACGGTCTTGGAGTCAATCGACCGCGATCGGCTGCTCTATCCCATGTTTCGGAAATCCCTGGATGAGGCATTTCAGCGCATTAGCTGGGATGAAGCCTACAATTACATTGTGCAACAGATGCAACATCTGCTTGCTACCCAGGGTGCTGATGCCATCTGCATGTATGGCTCCGGACAGTTTGTGACCGAAGACTACTACGTCGCCCAAAAGCTGATCAAGGGCTGCTTAGGCACTAATAACTTTGATGCCAACTCCCGGCTGTGTATGTCCTCCGCTGTATCGGGCTATATCCAAAGCTTTGGCTCCGATGGCCCGCCC
Coding sequences within:
- a CDS encoding ABC transporter substrate-binding protein, which produces MSNLSRRKFMITAGATAIGVATLHGCTSGSNGTGGSPAASPASPAASPVASVETPEVTGAKLGFIALTDSAPLIIAKEKGLFAKYGMPDVEVVKQASWAATRDNLELGSAGNGIDGAHILTPMPYLMTLGKITKQPVPMMILARLNTNGQGISISKDYADLKVSTDSKVLKDAFAKAKAGGKELKIAVTFPGGTHDMWMRYWLSAGGIDPNKDVSIIVVPPPQMVANMKVGTMEAFCVGEPWNAQLVTQGLGYTAITTGELWKDHPEKALTMRADWVEKNPKAAKALTMAVQEAQIWCEKAENKKEMCEIIGKREWLKVPVSDILGRVEGNIDYGTGRTVSNSPVRMKFWADYASYPFQSHDLWFLTEHIRWGYIPADTDTKKLVAQVNREDIWREAAKALGVPEAEIPKDKSRGVETFFDGVKFDPEKPDEYLKGLAIKKA
- a CDS encoding nitrate ABC transporter ATP-binding protein (This model describes the ATP binding subunits of ATP-binding cassette (ABC) transporters for nitrate transport, or for bicarbonate transport, in bacteria and archaea.); amino-acid sequence: MQTLETPLKLTTSPQREPLLFLENISKVYPTASGGYTVLEGINLTVYTGEFVCIIGHSGCGKSTLLNMVSGFSKPTTGQVRLRSNPITRPGPDRMMVFQNYCLLPWKTAFDNVYLAVNAVYPNKSKAEKREIVREHLALVGLTEAAQKRPSQLSGGMKQRVAIARALATRPEVLILDEPFGALDAITREELQDELLKIWQDHKTTVLMITHDIDEALYLADRLVMMTNGPAAKIGEILELPFPRPRDRARLLEDPRYYELRNYALDFLYHRFAHDVD
- a CDS encoding DUF1830 domain-containing protein, translated to MFPPKTALSNRQHILCYYLNTSSQIQIARVTNIANWYFDRVIFPRQRLMFHAPPEAILEIHTTHETRHIPCQCLRVSDFLPNVNDD
- a CDS encoding ferredoxin--nitrite reductase; its protein translation is MTSTAPPPAKEASADSLTMNKFERFKAEKDGLKVKDEIEHFAQIGWEAMDEDDRNHRLKWIGLFFRPVTPGKFMMRLRIPNGVITSTQMRTLAEIVQRYGEDGNADITTRQNLQLRGIRLEDTPDIFRKLKQVGMTSVQSGMDNVRNITGSPVAGIDADELFDTRDLIQQVQDMITNKGEGNPEFTNLPRKFNIAIAGCRDNSVHAEINDVAFIPAFNQVLGAKAEMPGENPNTEHQEPRTCFGFNVLVGGFFSAKRCEAAIPFNAWVLPEQVVDLCRAILVVYRDHGLRANRQKSRLMWLIDEWGLDRFRTEVEKQLGYTLLPAAPKDEIEWDKRDHIGVYPQKQAGFYYVGLHVPVGRLFADDMFNLARLAEVYGNGELRLTVEQNVILPYIPETHLEELLKEPLVTKFSINPSPLERSLVSCTGAQFCNFALIETKNRALALVRELDAELVVPKPVRIHWTGCPNSCGQPQVADIGLMGTKVRKDGKTLEGVDLYTGGKVGKDARLGSCVRKGIPCEDLKPILREMLIQEFGAQPRDGVNLPSAGVTIATS
- the ntrB gene encoding nitrate ABC transporter permease, yielding MVATTRPAPLPGFILKPIVAIRQNFRRIVTSTIALIVMLGIWQVLCAGEKPLLPPPTTVLKDTWELIANPFFDNGGTDKGLFWHLLASLTRVAIGFSLAAIIGVAVGLVIGTNRIVYDALDPIFQVLRTVPPLAWLPISLAIFRDNQPSAIFVIFITAVWPIVINTAVGAQQVPQDYRNVSRVLQLSRFEYFTNVLFPATVPYVFTGLRIALGLSWLAIVAAEMLIGGVGIGFFIWDAWNSSLMSEIILALIYVGIVGFLLDRLMATISSLFLPEEQQ
- a CDS encoding nitrate ABC transporter ATP-binding protein (This model describes the ATP binding subunits of ATP-binding cassette (ABC) transporters for nitrate transport, or for bicarbonate transport, in bacteria and archaea.), whose translation is MSAFVEIDHVDKVFPLDGGGRYVAIRNVSLDIQQGEFVSLIGHSGCGKSTLLNMVAGLERPTAGGVILEGREVRKPGPDRMVVFQNYSLLPWKTVRQNIALAVDATMKHLSKGERRAIVEHHIDLVNLRPAADKFPAQLSGGMKQRVAIARALALRPKVLLLDEPFGALDALTRGNLQEQLMQISQAHQMTCIMVTHDVDEALLLSDRIVMLTNGPEAHIGQILNVPIPRPRNRMEVINHPSYYALRNEMVYFLNQQKRAKKHKKVRAAAIARHGLEKINLDIGFVPLTDCAPLVVAKEKGFFAKYGLEEVKLVREPSWKAVADDLMTQQIDAASVVAGMPLGLTLGMGGLPPVPICTALTLSRNGNAITLSKALWQHGVRDLAGFKRAIANKPDQVHTLGVVYPASMQNLILRYWLANGGIDPDLDVSLMVIPPPQMVSNLKAGNIDGYCVGEPWNSRAVKEKLGFVIATDVDIWNGHAEKVLAVREDWAQQYPQTHLALVKALIEACNYCDDRRHRPEIVEMLSQPDYIGIDPAYIRPGLLEPYDQGTGDEPVQLLDFHQFYVERSNSPDRAEMLWVMTQLARWNITPFPKNWIEVLDRVVCLDVFNQAVREVGASLDFPVKLDLERDRRPIQLLDGPVFNPDHPLDYLNAFDIKRDYKVKEVLVDVPVLNP